One window from the genome of Maylandia zebra isolate NMK-2024a linkage group LG18, Mzebra_GT3a, whole genome shotgun sequence encodes:
- the twsg1a gene encoding twisted gastrulation protein homolog 1-A — protein MRPSELILPAVAVLLFLLSILSLTSGCNKALCASDVSKCLIQELCQCRPSDGNCSCCKECMLCLGNLWEECCDCVGMCNPKNYSDTPATSKSTVEELQNPIPSLFRALTEGDVQINMMVVSFPVSEELSHHENLVSFLETLNSQHENVTVPGNSIHGSLDSQESMCTVVYFDDCVSIRQCKLYCESMGGSKYRWFHNACCQCIGPECVDYGSKLVKCMNCLF, from the exons ATGAGGCCCAGTGAGCTGATCCTCCCCGCTGTCGCcgttctcctcttcctcctttcaATATTATCTCTGACCTCCGGTTGCAACAAAGCCCTCTGCGCCAGTGACGTCAGCAAATGTCTCATCCAG GAGCTGTGCCAGTGTCGTCCGTCTGATGGGAACTGCTCCTGCTGTAAAGAGTGCATGCTGTGTCTGGGGAATCTTTGGGAGGAGTGCTGCGACTGCGTGG GGATGTGTAACCCAAAGAACTACAGCGACACTCCAGCCACGTCCAAGAGCACCGTGGAGGAGCTGCAAAATCCCATCCCCTCGCTGTTCCGCGCCCTCACGGAAGGCGACGTGCAGATCAACATGATGGTCGTGTCCTTCCCCGTCTCAGAGGAGCTGTCGCATCACGAGAACCTGGTTTCCTTCCTGGAGACGCTCAACAGCCAGCACGAGAACGTGACCGTGCCTGGCAACAGCATCCACGGCAGCCTCGACAGTCAAG AGAGCATGTGCACTGTGGTCTACTTTGACGACTGCGTGTCCATTCGTCAGTGTAAACTATACTGTGAGTCAATGGGAGGATCCAAGTACCGCTGGTTTCACAACGCCTGCTGCCAGTGCATCGGACCGGAGTGCGTGGACTACGGCAGCAAGCTTGTGAAGTGCATGAACTGTCTCTTCTGA
- the ralbp1 gene encoding ralA-binding protein 1, which yields MTECFLPPSSSPAEQRRAEHPGGVARTPSSEEISPTKFPGLYRTGEPSPPHDGHHHEPPDAYVSDDDKEHSKKKNKFKKKEKRTEGYAAFQEDSSADEAESPSKMKRSKGIHVFKKPSFSKKKEKDFKVKEKGPKEDKAKDKKSKDLTAADVVKQWKEKKKKKKPATEAEPVPVETPTFRPIFGAPLAEAIKRTALYDGIQLPAIFRECVDYIENYGMKCEGIYRVSGMKSKVDELKAAYDREECPCLEEYDPHTVASLLKQYLRELPENILGRDLAQWFEDACGRQVEAEKVTEFQRLLTEVPLESRLLLSWLVTHMDHVIAREAETKMNIQNISIVLNPTIQIGNRVLYMFFTHVKELFGDVVLKPVVRPLRWSNMATMPALPETQESIKEEIRRQEFLLNCLHRDLQAGVKDLSKEERLWEVQRILTALKRKLREAKRQECESKIAQEIASLSKEDVSKEEMTENEEEVINLLLAQENEILTEQEELISLEQVLRRQIATEKEEIERLRAEIADIQSRQQGRSETEEYSSDSESESEDEEELQMILEDLQKQNEELENKNTHLNQAIHEEQEAILELRVQLRLLQSHKLQQELTAQPPAEQAPPTQPSPEARSDEQTKRSVAAVAPTADAAAATTNGKAAKDPSKPSPNKDKRDTNM from the exons ATGACCGAGTGCTTCCTGCCTCCCAGTAGCAGCCCCGCAGAGCAGCGCAGGGCCGAGCACCCCGGGGGCGTGGCCCGCACCCCGAGCTCTGAGGAAATCAGCCCCACCAAATTCCCCGGGCTGTACCGCACCGGGGAACCATCGCCGCCTCACGATGGACATCACCACGAGCCTCCCGACGCCTACGTCTCCGACGATGACAAAGAGCACagcaagaagaagaacaagttcaagaagaaggagaaaaggA CGGAAGGATACGCCGCCTTCCAGGAGGACAGCTCGGCAGACGAAGCAGAGAGCCCGTCCAAAATGAAGCGCTCCAAGGGAATCCACGTGTTCAAGAAGCCGAGCTTCtccaagaagaaagaaaaggattTTAAGGTGAAAGAGAAGGGTCCCAAAGAGGACAAAGCCAAGGATAAGAAGTCAAAGGACCTGACAGCTGCAGATGTGGTGAAACAgtggaaggagaagaagaagaagaagaaaccagcCACAGAGGCAGAACCGGTCCCAGTGGAGACCCCCACCTTCAGGCCCATCTTTGGAGCCCCGCTGGCTGAAGCTATCAAGAGGACAGCTCTGTATGATGGCATCCAGCTACCAGCCATCTTTAGAGAGTGTGTGGACTACATTGAAAATTATGGGATGAAGTGTGAGGGCATCTACCGGGTTTCAG gtatGAAGTCCAAAGTAGATGAACTGAAAGCTGCGTATGACCGAGAGGAGTGCCCATGCCTGGAGGAGTATGACCCTCACACGGTCGCCAGCCTGCTGAAGCAGTACCTCCGCGAGCTGCCCGAAAACATACTCGGTCGAGACTTGGCCCAGTGGTTCGAGGATGCTTGCGGTCGGCAGGTCGAGGCCGAAAAGGTGACGGAGTTTCAGAGGCTGCTGACCGAAGTGCCGCTGGAGAGCCGACTGCTTCTGTCCTGGCTCGTCACACACATGGACCACGTCATTGCCAGGGAGGCAGAGACGAAGATGAATATTCAGAATATCTCCATCGTCCTTAACCCCACCATACAG ATTGGGAATCGTGTCCTTTACATGTTCTTCACCCACGTGAAGGAGCTGTTTGGGGATGTAGTCTTGAAGCCAGTGGTGCGGCCACTCCGCTGGTCCAACATGGCGACGATGCCGGCTCTGCCCGAGACCCAGGAGAGCATCAAAGAGGAGATCAGACGGCAG GAGTTCCTCCTGAACTGCCTGCACCGGGACCTGCAGGCAGGGGTGAAGGACTTGTCCAAAGAGGAGCGGCTCTGGGAGGTTCAGAGAATCCTGACCGCTCTGAAACGCAAACTGAGGGAGGCCAAACGTCAG GAGTGCGAGAGTAAAATAGCCCAGGAGATAGCAAGCCTGTCAAAGGAAGACGTTTCTAAGGAGGAGATGACTGAGAATGAAGAGGAAGTCATCAACCTCCTTTTAGCACAG GAGAATGAGATCCTGACGGAGCAGGAGGAGCTGATTTCTCTTGAGCAGGTGCTGCGTAGACAGATTGCTACTGAGAAGGAGGAAATCGAGAGGCTGCGGGCAGAGATTGCAGACATACAGAG TCGGCAGCAGGGTCGCAGCGAGACAGAGGAGTATTCATCAGACAGCGAAAGTGAGAGCGAGGATGAGGAAGAGCTGCAGATGATACTGGAAGATCTGCAGAAGCAAAACGAGGAACTAGAG AACAAAAACACTCACCTGAACCAGGCCATCCATGAGGAGCAGGAGGCCATCTTGGAGCTCCGCGTTCAGCTTCGCCTCCTGCAGAGCCACAAGCTACAGCAGGAGTTGACCGCCCAGCCGCCAGCCGAGCAGGCTCCACCCACACAGCCGAGCCCGGAGGCCCGCAGCGATGAGCAAACCAAGCGCTCCGTTGCTGCCGTGGCTCCTACCGCCGATGCAGCTGCTGCCACCACCAACGGAAAGGCAGCTAAGGATCCATCAAAGCCTTCACCAAACAAAGACAAGAGAGACACCAACATGTGA